The Hevea brasiliensis isolate MT/VB/25A 57/8 chromosome 1, ASM3005281v1, whole genome shotgun sequence DNA segment TATTGTAATCTAACTTCTAAATTTATGGCCTTGATCATGATATTTTAGCAAATTGCTTCTTTTCCTGAGTATGATGGTTTTTTTCCTGACATGAAGCCTTTTGATTTCACCAATTAATTCTGCCTCGTGTCAGGTAATACAACTACGAAAAGCATGTAGCCATCCTTACCTATTTCCTGGTATTGAGCCTGAGCCTTTTGAAGAGGGTGAACACCTAGTTCAGGTATCCTTGTTGTCTGTTGTTTATGTGGTATGGGGAATAATAATAGGTACAGGTTGtgaacctagtttcatgtcccaTAACTCCacaaaagaaaaagtgagaaatagaCATATAATTTAAAGTTGGAATGAGGTAAAACTCTGCTGCTTCTCTGATTCCACTAGTTTAAATGTCCCTATTATGCTTTCATGCATTCCTCCCAAGTAAATTCCTTTGTCTTGTTCCTTTTGTTACCCTCTTTAACTTCACCTTCAGGCTAGTGGAAAGCTTTTAATTTTGGATCAGCTGCTTCAAAAGCTTCATGATTCTGGACATCGTGTCCTTCTCTTTGCTCAGATGACTCATACACTTGACATTTTACAGGTATCTTATGCTTAGAGTTTCAGTAATTCCTTGAACTTATATTGGTGTTCTTTTTTCCCTAAAAAAGTTGTTAATTATGAAATGTTATTGTAATTTAGGATTTTTTGGAGTTACGGAAGTATTCCTATGAGCGTCTTGATGGTTCAGTTCGAGCTGAGGAACGTTTTGCTGCCATAAGAAGTTTTAGTGGGCAATTAGGgaagttgaattctgaatttgacAAGAATACTGCCTTTGTTTTTATGATATCTACAAGAGCTGGGGGAGTTGGCTTAAATCTTGTGGCTGCTGATACGGTGGGTTCTATCTAAATGTTTGTGAGACTTGACCTTTGGTGCATGAACTCTTTAATGTGTTAGTCATTCTGAAATAGAAATGGTTTTATCTAATATATCTTAAAAATTGTTCTAACTGCAGTGCGACGAATATGTTTTAGTTTTGTTTGATATTGTGATGTTTGAGACTAAGAATATAGAGAATTAGAGATGATGTATAATCATGGATAGGGATTTATTTTTGGGTTCTAGGTGATGCATTAGCTGAGATTTATGCATCTTATCCTCACAAGAAATTATATTGAATCACAAAAAAAATCTCTTCCTGACTAGAATTTTTACCCGATAAAGAGTGTGGCTGTGCTGAATTTTTATTGCTATGATCCTAATTTTAGTTTGGTCTGGCTTCTGGATATATTAGCTGTCCATATAGTCACATGCAGGCCTTTCCAAAGCATTTAAAGAGAATTCCTCATTAATTCATTTTGCATGGGGCCCttctctccctctctttctctcttttgaATTTTATGACTTGGTAATCGTTGCTTCGACTTAATGTGACTTCTGGAAAGAGCATAAATCATGTCGTAGCAACTTGAATTTAAAATGACTTGTGAGTTGTGATGACGTTGCCAGGGTGGAAGTATATCCGCGTAAAAGAACTTTGAGGCAGTTTAATTTTGTCCGCGTAGATGCTTAATTCCTTGAGAAGTAGCATGGATTTTTATAAGACATGCCACATATTTtttgacattttacaaatataatgtaCAGGTTATATTCTACGAGCAAGATTGGAATCCCCAGGTTGACAAGCAGGCTTTGCAGCGGGCTCACCGGATTGGTCAAATAAATCATGTATTGTCCATAAACTTGGTTACAATGTGTACTGTAGAAGAGGTAAGATTTTGTATATTACTGATTAATATTTGATTGATGGCTTTTATGTTACtgtttaattcttcaaatttGTGGATGTAGGTTGTTATGCGGAGAGCAGAGAGGAAATTGCAGCTTAGTCATAATGTTGTAGGAGATGATATTGTGCAacagaaaggaaaagaaacagCAGGAGTTGAAACCATGGATTTGAAATCTATCATATTTGGGTTACATATGTTTGATCCTTCTGAGATCAGTACTGGAAAGTCAGATGAACTGAACATGCCAGAATTGAATGCTATGACAGCGAAAGTAATTGCAATGCGTGATGATCAGAGATTAGGAGAGATAGATAGGAAATATGTGGTTAATCGAATTGATCAAATTGATGCTGTCATTGGGGGAAATTCTGCTTTTGCTAATTATGATCACGGTCTTGATGAGGCCTCGTATCAATCATGGGTTAGAAAATTTGAGGAAGCATCACAATCAAGTGGCAACCCAGTCTTGGATTTGGGACATAGAAGGAACTTGCCCGAGGATAAGCATCTTAAACTTGAGGCTGCAAGGAAGAAAGCTGAGGAGAAAAAGTTGTCTAAGTGGGAATCCCTTGGATACCATTCATTGTCTGTTAAAGATCCTGGCCCAGCTTTGGATGGTGATGTATTGTCAGATTCAGGTTCTCTTCATTTTGTTGTCGGAGATTGTACAGATCCAGCAAAAGTTTGCCCATCTGAGCCCACTATAATATTCAGGTAATTCCTTATAATTAAGGTGCTTCTAATTTTATATGCTTAAGAACTGATGGTGACTGTTCTGTTATATCCTTCTTTGAATGTGATTCTGAAATTTTGGCAGTTTCAAGCATCAATTTCCTATCACCATCACTAGAAGTTAGGTTTTGTTATGCAAACCGGTCATCTTTTCCAGACATTATTTTTAACTACATTAATGTTAAAATATATTCAGTTAAAAAGCATAGTACTGTAATTGCTGCCCAAAAGCAGTTATGATATCACACAGTAGATAGGATTATTTTGTCCATGGACATCCATGCAATAGAATCCACTTGCATTATTTAATGTCAATTAGTTTTCAGTATGATAGAAGAACAAAagttattaggtacatacaagtattagaaaagatatgtatgaaggagcaactactactaCTGCGCAGTGGGagggggacacaagagatttttcgatctcaattggattacaccaaggatcatcaTAAAGCTCTTACTTTTTACATGATGAACATaaacatatataagagagtattATTGGTTGATATGATTTGATTGATATGATATTGTGATGAGaagatgagacagagagaagatagagagagagaagaacttAGAAGAAGTAGTagagagtcaaagggttttaagttaagaaagAGAACAACAACATGCATTTTGCAAAAGTGAAaggcaaactggtgatagggaagatcTAGCTCTTCAAGTAGTATGGGGATGGGGGAGGGAGGATTGTAGTATAGGATTAATTAGGATGGCTGAAGTGGAGACGTGTCTTGGGAGTTTTATGGTCCGagatgagagagaaagagaaaagggtgccaattgaagataaaaagagaagaggagagaggagaggggggtttggtcatgtgaagcgagACATACGGAGGGCTCAGTTAGACaatatttaacccaaaatcgttcagagtggagaaagcgaatccatatagccgaccccaaatttttgggataaaggcttagttgagttgagttgagttagttTTCAGTATGATAGAATCTACCCTTGATATATTATCATGTTGCCGAGGACAAGTTTATTTCTATTTTGCTAACTTTTAAGACGAGTTCGTACATTCCATTCTATGGAAAACAAAATACACTATTCTTAAATGATTGAATTTTGTCAAGTAGTAATTTGTATTACTCTTAGGTTTGACTCGGATGTTAATTTGGCAGTTGTGTAGATAACTCTGGAAATTGGGGCCATGGAGGAATGTTTGATGCGCTGGCCAAGCTGTCTTCAAGTATCCCTGATGCATATCAACGGGCATCTGAATTTGGGGACCTTCATCTTGGTGATCTCCATCTTATAAGAATTAATGGT contains these protein-coding regions:
- the LOC110667456 gene encoding probable helicase CHR10 isoform X2, whose protein sequence is MLFSMGLGKTLQAISFLSYLKIHQMSPGPFLVLCPLSVTDGWVSEMAKFTPKLKVLRYVGDKEHRRSLRKTLYEHVKEHPSSTDGSLLPFDVLLTTYDVALMDQDFLSQIPWHYAIIDEAQRLKNPSSVLYNILKECFLMPRRLLMTGTPIQNNLTELWALMHFCMPSVFGTHEQFLSTFKEAGDPTSDLDAAEVKRQLKNLKCIMTAFMLRRTKSKLIECGNLVLPPLTEITVMAPLVSLQKRVYASILRKELPKLLALSSAASNNQSLQNIVIQLRKACSHPYLFPGIEPEPFEEGEHLVQASGKLLILDQLLQKLHDSGHRVLLFAQMTHTLDILQDFLELRKYSYERLDGSVRAEERFAAIRSFSGQLGKLNSEFDKNTAFVFMISTRAGGVGLNLVAADTVIFYEQDWNPQVDKQALQRAHRIGQINHVLSINLVTMCTVEEVVMRRAERKLQLSHNVVGDDIVQQKGKETAGVETMDLKSIIFGLHMFDPSEISTGKSDELNMPELNAMTAKVIAMRDDQRLGEIDRKYVVNRIDQIDAVIGGNSAFANYDHGLDEASYQSWVRKFEEASQSSGNPVLDLGHRRNLPEDKHLKLEAARKKAEEKKLSKWESLGYHSLSVKDPGPALDGDVLSDSGSLHFVVGDCTDPAKVCPSEPTIIFSCVDNSGNWGHGGMFDALAKLSSSIPDAYQRASEFGDLHLGDLHLIRINGDTDRQCLEDDSPQWVALAVVQSYNPRRKVPRSNISILDLERCLNKVSFAAAQNSASIHMPRIGYQDESDRSQWYTVERLLRKYASIYSIKIYVYYYRRSS
- the LOC110667456 gene encoding probable helicase CHR10 isoform X1; this encodes MNYEQRLIAAATLIVDADARAHDAPINATEIGVTATLKPHQVEGVSWLIRRYLLGVNVILGDEMGLGKTLQAISFLSYLKIHQMSPGPFLVLCPLSVTDGWVSEMAKFTPKLKVLRYVGDKEHRRSLRKTLYEHVKEHPSSTDGSLLPFDVLLTTYDVALMDQDFLSQIPWHYAIIDEAQRLKNPSSVLYNILKECFLMPRRLLMTGTPIQNNLTELWALMHFCMPSVFGTHEQFLSTFKEAGDPTSDLDAAEVKRQLKNLKCIMTAFMLRRTKSKLIECGNLVLPPLTEITVMAPLVSLQKRVYASILRKELPKLLALSSAASNNQSLQNIVIQLRKACSHPYLFPGIEPEPFEEGEHLVQASGKLLILDQLLQKLHDSGHRVLLFAQMTHTLDILQDFLELRKYSYERLDGSVRAEERFAAIRSFSGQLGKLNSEFDKNTAFVFMISTRAGGVGLNLVAADTVIFYEQDWNPQVDKQALQRAHRIGQINHVLSINLVTMCTVEEVVMRRAERKLQLSHNVVGDDIVQQKGKETAGVETMDLKSIIFGLHMFDPSEISTGKSDELNMPELNAMTAKVIAMRDDQRLGEIDRKYVVNRIDQIDAVIGGNSAFANYDHGLDEASYQSWVRKFEEASQSSGNPVLDLGHRRNLPEDKHLKLEAARKKAEEKKLSKWESLGYHSLSVKDPGPALDGDVLSDSGSLHFVVGDCTDPAKVCPSEPTIIFSCVDNSGNWGHGGMFDALAKLSSSIPDAYQRASEFGDLHLGDLHLIRINGDTDRQCLEDDSPQWVALAVVQSYNPRRKVPRSNISILDLERCLNKVSFAAAQNSASIHMPRIGYQDESDRSQWYTVERLLRKYASIYSIKIYVYYYRRSS
- the LOC110667456 gene encoding probable helicase CHR10 isoform X3, whose product is MGLGKTLQAISFLSYLKIHQMSPGPFLVLCPLSVTDGWVSEMAKFTPKLKVLRYVGDKEHRRSLRKTLYEHVKEHPSSTDGSLLPFDVLLTTYDVALMDQDFLSQIPWHYAIIDEAQRLKNPSSVLYNILKECFLMPRRLLMTGTPIQNNLTELWALMHFCMPSVFGTHEQFLSTFKEAGDPTSDLDAAEVKRQLKNLKCIMTAFMLRRTKSKLIECGNLVLPPLTEITVMAPLVSLQKRVYASILRKELPKLLALSSAASNNQSLQNIVIQLRKACSHPYLFPGIEPEPFEEGEHLVQASGKLLILDQLLQKLHDSGHRVLLFAQMTHTLDILQDFLELRKYSYERLDGSVRAEERFAAIRSFSGQLGKLNSEFDKNTAFVFMISTRAGGVGLNLVAADTVIFYEQDWNPQVDKQALQRAHRIGQINHVLSINLVTMCTVEEVVMRRAERKLQLSHNVVGDDIVQQKGKETAGVETMDLKSIIFGLHMFDPSEISTGKSDELNMPELNAMTAKVIAMRDDQRLGEIDRKYVVNRIDQIDAVIGGNSAFANYDHGLDEASYQSWVRKFEEASQSSGNPVLDLGHRRNLPEDKHLKLEAARKKAEEKKLSKWESLGYHSLSVKDPGPALDGDVLSDSGSLHFVVGDCTDPAKVCPSEPTIIFSCVDNSGNWGHGGMFDALAKLSSSIPDAYQRASEFGDLHLGDLHLIRINGDTDRQCLEDDSPQWVALAVVQSYNPRRKVPRSNISILDLERCLNKVSFAAAQNSASIHMPRIGYQDESDRSQWYTVERLLRKYASIYSIKIYVYYYRRSS